ATATCCGCGCAGGGTATACCGTTAATCCATGTTCTGATCGAATTCCCGATTGCTTCAACACGGACTAAATTCCACTGATTATTTTTGAAAGCTTTTCTTCCATTCGGATTTTCATCGAGAGTATAGAGCCAGCCGCGTCTTGCTTCGTCGTAAATTCCACCGCTCCAGGCTCTATCGGACGGGTCAATCTCAACCTGATAACCGTGCACTCTTCCTTCCTTAAAGTCTACCAAACTTTCGCTTCTGAACTGTACACCTGTATTCAACTGCGTATCAGTTTTAATTTCGAACTCCAGAATAAAATCCGAGAATTTTTCTTTTGTGCAGAGGAATGAATTCGGTGAGCCGACTATTGCCTCTCCCACAAGCACACCATCCATCACGTAGTATTTTGCAGATCCGTTTAACTGTTCCCAGCCGGACAAATCCTTACCGTTAAAGAGAGATTTCCAGTTCGGCTGCGCATTGACAGCAACAGATAGCAGAATTAGAATCACATGAATTAATTTCAGTTTAGTTTTCATTTTTTTACCGTTTATTTTTTTCAAGATTAATTTTTACAGTATAAACCTGGGGAGACCCGCTTCTGTCGGAACTGAAAAGGACATATTTTCCGTTAGGACTGAACCGGGGATGCGGATGTGAATCCTGCTCGATCAATGTTGAGTTGTGACGAAAGAGAATTTCTACCTTTTCAATTTTATTAGCTCCCCGTCTAAGAAGTGCAAGTACGGGCTGATCATTATAAAGGTCCACAACCCAGTGAAGGTTATCTTTAAACAGGTTCTGATGCGAAGGGGATACGCGGATATCGTAAGTGTGGTTTTCTGTTCCGTCAATAGTCTGTAACCCTATAAACTGATTACCTCTCATAGGTCCCCATCTGTATTTAGATATGTATGATATATATTTACCGTCGGCACTCCATGTTTCGTGAGTACGCTGAGTACCGTATTCCTGATCCACCGGACCACCGTTATTCCCGTCAATAGAGATCCACCAGATTCTAATAGGTGCGTGTCCTACCAGTCTGGGTCTGCCCGGTTTATCCCACTGCCAGCAATATAATATTAAGTCCGGATCTACCGGATTTGTCTGAACGTGACCTATATTAAATCCGAGATCGTGTGTAATCGGTATAATTGATTTAGCTATTATATTGAATTTGTAAAGAGCAAAAGGGCCATATTCGGGATTGCCGGGGAGAGCTTCTTTTTTGTTGACGGAAAAGACTAAGAACTTACCGTCGCATGTTACCGAGAAGGAGAGGATCTTAAACTTTAAGGAGGAAAAATCATAAATGAAATCTGTCTTCAGTGTTTCAATGCTGAGGGAGTATAGTTTATTTTCATCAAAAAAATAGATTGTCTTAAACTTGGAAAGGAAATAAATATTCCCGGTTTCCAGATGCGAAGCATCGGTTATCTGGATCATTTCACCATTATTCAATGAGAGTTTGTAGAGCTGTTTTTTACCTGTTCTGTCTGAAAAAATAATTGCGGTTTCTTCATCTATAAATGATTCAATGGTAAAGTAGGGATGATTATTAATCCCGGTATTTGTCCACTGTGTAATTTCATAACCGGTTGTGTCGTCAATCCATGTTTTGAATTCAGCAATATTCTTCTTTCCTATAAAACCAGTAGTATCTACAACACCTGTTGCCGGGCTGCAAATTGTATAGAAAGATAGCAGCAGAACTGTACTAAAAACTAATAAATGAATAATTCCAGTTTTCATTTTATTTATTGATGTCTACTTTCACAGTATAAACCTGAGGAGATCCGGATTTGTCAGTTCCGAAGAGAACATACTTGCCATCCGGGCTGAAACGTGGATGCGGATGACCCGGCTGTCCCTCCCAGGAAGAATTGTGGCGGAATAGTTTAATTTCTTCCTGAATTTTGTCCCGATCAAACTTCCAGAGCGTCAGAATCATTCCGTTATTCTGGTCTGCTATCCAATGTTTGTTATCAGAGAAAACCTGCGAATGAGCCGGGCCTACAGGTGCTTCGAACATGAAATTATCTGTCCCGTCATATTTACAAGAACCCAGGAATTGTTTCCCCTTATCAGGTCCAAACATATACCGCGCGGAATAACCGATACGCGAGCCGTCGTAAAACCAGAATTCATGAGTCCTATGGATCCCGAATTCCTGGGGTCCAACGGGTCCCCCTTCCTCACCGTTTACATTCAGCCACCAGATTCTGATAGGAGCATTGCCGACAGTTCCGGCACCGCCTTCACGGTATTGATGCTGCCAGGCGTGGATTACAATTGATGGATCGTCAGGTGATGCCTGCAGATGATTAATAGTAAATCCATAATCGGGTGAAATCTGTTTTGTTTCTGAAGTCTTAGGATCGAAACGGATAACAGCAAACGGTCCGGTACTGTGTTCGTCAGAATAACCGGGATTCTTATTTATTGAGTATACCAGATACCTTCCGTCGCATGTTACAGTGAATGAACGGATATCAACCTTTTCATCTTTAAATACCAGTCTGTTTTCCATCGTTTCGTAATTCAGTTCTCTAACAGAATTGTCAATTTCGTACCAGATCCTTTTAAGATTGGGAAGATGCCAGACTCCTCCGACTCTTCCCTGATGATTTGTAAGCTGGGTTATTGAACCGTCTACCAAATTGAGCCGGAAAAGATTAACACCGCCTGCCCGTGTCGAGTAGATGATTGCATTATCGGCATCAATGAAAGATTCAATATTGAAATAGAGATGCCAGCTTTCATATTTCTCGGATGTCCACTTTGTAATTTCAAATCCGAATTCATCATCAATCCATGATACTTTTTCGGATGGCCATATTCTTCCCACGAAAGAATTTCCATTCTCAAGATTATCCAGACGAAACTTTATCTTTGTATCGATCCAGATCTCTTCATCTTTGTCTAAACTATTAATCGGAAAATATTTCAGTTTTTCGGCATGCTTAACTGCAGCATCATCAAGCACTTTGAATCCTGATCCATTCTTTATTTTTACATTATGAACATTCCCTTCCCTGTTAACAAGAATCAATAATTCAACATCACCCTCCAGATATTTTTCAATTGCCTCCTTCGGGTAATTAAGTGCCGGCTCAAATTCTAATTGCGGAATAAAACGGGAACCGGTACCGCAGGCGATCAATCCGGTAAATAAAATCAGCAGTATGCAAACTTTAAATGCTAGACTCTTCATTCTCTTAAAGTTATCCCATTATTTAATTCTGACAAATTCAATAACCATTGTAATTCCCGGAGTGATTTCAAGGTTTATTTTCTGTCCGACTTTATTAACTGCAAACCGGTTTTTTTTCAGGACATCACCATAACAATTCTTGTACAGAAGATCATATTCACCTTTCTGAAGCTGCCAGATTCGTGCGGTAACATTTAACTCATCCTTGCCGAATAAATAGATTTCAATACTGAGTTTTTCTTTATTTGAATCAGTAACGAGAGCTGTGAAATTATTATCAGTATTTTCCCATGTGACAGCATAATAAGGCGAGCTTCCCTCAGGAGTACCGTCGCCAGTCAGCATTGCTTTCAGCAGATCCGCTCCGCCGGTTCTAACACGGTCGGTATGCAACGCAAGCGTAGTACGTAACGGAGTATTATAGCGGATTTCTTCTAATGCTTCCGACAGTCCTTTAATTAGGTAATTGTAATTTCCGGTTATGCGGAATTTTGTATAGTCATTTCCGTATTTCAACAGAATAGAATCATAGTTTTTATTTTCAGTTGTAAATCGCCATTTGCTTATAACTTCCCAGAAGTTCTTTTTACTTATCAGAGTATTAACGGCCCAGATTTCGCTGCCGGGTTCTGAGTTGCTACTCCCGATCCGGTGAATATTACTTTTAATTAAATCGAGGCTGAGAATGATCGGCTTCAGCAGATTTGAATTATTATTCAATGTATATGTAAAAAACATCTGGTCGAGTATCATAGAACCGGCGGAATGCCTCCAATCGAAATAATCCCAGAGCATATCGGACTGGTACCAAGTAAGGCCGTCGCCGTTTATAGCTTCATCATACCACCGGACCGATGAGGGGAGCAAACCTTCAGGTTTCTTCTTATCGGTACTAAGTGCGACATGAAGCCATGCTTCGGACCATTCATTAAGTAGGTTGATTAACTCCTGCTTGCGAGAAGACCATGCAAGATACCTGAGCGGTTTCAATGCTCGCGTGTTATAATCAACGTCGCGGTCCCGCGGAGGTCTATCGTCTACTTCAGTTGAACCAAACCATGCCGACTTAAAGAATCTTCTACCGAATTTATTTTTAGCAGACCAGAGATTCTCGAAGTATTCGGCTGTATACAATAAGCGTTTAAAGTAAGTTGAGTCTGAGTCAACAAATAAGAGTTCAGGAGTAGAGTCGGATATAAATTCCGAAGCATGTTCAACATCGATCGGAAATTTAGAATAACCTTTATAAACTTTAGGACTTCTCCAGACTTCATCTGCCAGTTTTTTCCATCCAGCAATCGCGTATTTATTGCCTGAGAGAAGGAAGGGCGTCCACCATCTCAGTAATTCAACATCGTCGCCAAGTTTGCCACCCAGTTCACCGTTCGGCGCCTGCCGTTCCGTAACCCACCATTTTATTTCGCCGCTTAATCTGCATATTAATTCTCTTTGAAGGAGTGACCATTCAGGCGCATCCGGTTCGGAAGGAAGAAAATCGCAGTAATCGGGCTGATCTATTTTAGTGCCGTTCAGCATTATGAGGTTCTCATCCTCCGGATACAATTTCAATAATTCGGCTAGATCACTTGCAGCCATTTCCTTTTCATGTTGTCCTCCTCTTTGAAGATTAAGATCGTAGCCGAGTTTTCCTCTCATCCAGAGTGCTCTTTCTCTGAAAGGATTTCTTTTATCATAATCGTGTTCAATCTGGGCATCAAGCAGGCAAATTGTCTGATGAAGCCGGT
This Melioribacteraceae bacterium DNA region includes the following protein-coding sequences:
- a CDS encoding oligogalacturonate lyase family protein; amino-acid sequence: MKTGIIHLLVFSTVLLLSFYTICSPATGVVDTTGFIGKKNIAEFKTWIDDTTGYEITQWTNTGINNHPYFTIESFIDEETAIIFSDRTGKKQLYKLSLNNGEMIQITDASHLETGNIYFLSKFKTIYFFDENKLYSLSIETLKTDFIYDFSSLKFKILSFSVTCDGKFLVFSVNKKEALPGNPEYGPFALYKFNIIAKSIIPITHDLGFNIGHVQTNPVDPDLILYCWQWDKPGRPRLVGHAPIRIWWISIDGNNGGPVDQEYGTQRTHETWSADGKYISYISKYRWGPMRGNQFIGLQTIDGTENHTYDIRVSPSHQNLFKDNLHWVVDLYNDQPVLALLRRGANKIEKVEILFRHNSTLIEQDSHPHPRFSPNGKYVLFSSDRSGSPQVYTVKINLEKNKR
- a CDS encoding TonB family protein: MKSLAFKVCILLILFTGLIACGTGSRFIPQLEFEPALNYPKEAIEKYLEGDVELLILVNREGNVHNVKIKNGSGFKVLDDAAVKHAEKLKYFPINSLDKDEEIWIDTKIKFRLDNLENGNSFVGRIWPSEKVSWIDDEFGFEITKWTSEKYESWHLYFNIESFIDADNAIIYSTRAGGVNLFRLNLVDGSITQLTNHQGRVGGVWHLPNLKRIWYEIDNSVRELNYETMENRLVFKDEKVDIRSFTVTCDGRYLVYSINKNPGYSDEHSTGPFAVIRFDPKTSETKQISPDYGFTINHLQASPDDPSIVIHAWQHQYREGGAGTVGNAPIRIWWLNVNGEEGGPVGPQEFGIHRTHEFWFYDGSRIGYSARYMFGPDKGKQFLGSCKYDGTDNFMFEAPVGPAHSQVFSDNKHWIADQNNGMILTLWKFDRDKIQEEIKLFRHNSSWEGQPGHPHPRFSPDGKYVLFGTDKSGSPQVYTVKVDINK